In the genome of Nycticebus coucang isolate mNycCou1 chromosome 12, mNycCou1.pri, whole genome shotgun sequence, the window TCTGTAACAACAAAGCTTCCAGTTATAGCCCTAACCCTGGCAGCTACCTTGGTTAAACCTGCTTCTGCTTCAAGAATCACCCTTGAAGCTGTGAATGTCTTGGCTTGGGCACCACTACATTGCTGTGGCTCTGGCTCTGTCCTACCTTCTCTGTGACAGCTTAGCCTGGCCtggtttattaattaattaatttatttttcctggcCACAACAGAAAATTCATGGGCAGCCTGCCCAACCTCATCATCTACCTTCAGTCACAATTTCTATAGCAAAAGCAAGATACATCTCTGAATCTTAGAACCTGAACCTTATCACAGTGCAATACATTTCTGTGATGACACACCAGTCTGGGGCATTTGGCATGGAACAGATACCTTGTCATGAAGCATGCCACCCTGGTTGCTCTGACATCAAAGAGTTTGTGTAAAATGGGATATTcgcaaggaagaaaagagaagacctAAGTCTCAGGAACCATCAAAAGGAAATGTACCCATGagtcattcaaaaaaaaaaaaacacacacaggaagaaagaaatatgagCCATACGTAGAACGATAAGGAAAACGTCTATGTAAAAAACACCTAGGACCACATTGTTTTCCGTGTCATAATCATTTCTGATACCATGTTGTAACTATCTAGTTATTTGATGCATGGCACAGCCTTgttacacacacaccacacacacatacaacacgCACAATTATCCTTCCTGCAAAGCTTCTAAGTCTgtgaatgaaaaaatacagtttcaaataaaaaacaatttaagcgAATATAACCAATTACTTTGCTCCCCCTTGAGCctcgtttctttttttcttttcaaagcttGATCattccctccccccactccctaCCCACTCACAGGCCAAATTCCAAGAGCATCTACTTGGTATTTTAGCTGAGACCAAGCTATGAATTGATCCTCAGAATTTAACCCCCATGTATTTCCTTGAACAGCAGAAACCATCCATATGTTCCAGAGGAAACAAGACTGACTTATGATCTTATCTTGAAATCATCATGTTATTTAAAGAGACCCCACAGCATAGGGGGTGAGGAAAAGGCCCCCCAAATACCAATGAAAGGAGAGACAAAGAACCAGTCAAGATAGTCTTTGATAAGAtccttaaaaattatctttaattgaTGCCAAATGTGAACAGATCATAAAGTGACAGAAGCAAGTAAAATTGCATAGATGAAAACTATGCGCATCAATTAGGGTCTCGATTCCTATTATAACATTCACTGTCCTTGACCTGACATATTGAACAGTAGGGGGGACGGGAAATGCACAGCAGGTGAAGATGAGACATATCCTTAACTCCAGGTGGAAGCAACTGGCaaactcaagaaataaaatagtacCTTTTCAGCTTAAATGATTTGTTGTCCTGATGGTGCACTTTAACTCAATTTTTATTCTTAACCTCAGTGATACTTTAATATTAGAGGTATGTCACATAGAGTTCATGCTGTCTACTTACAGCTGCTGCACAAACAGTCCCATTAACAGTGCGCTGGAGAGAAGAAAGGTGATTCTGCAAGTTTTGGAAAGGAGACAACTTTTGACCTGGAATATTTTGcagaagattttttgttttgttttgttttgtttctttccttacaCCATTTCTTCTTCTGATTGTGGTACTAAATGTGTCTATACTCTTTGAAGTTCCCCATCATAAAAAGGAAACGCCTAGTTAGCTCTTAAATGAAAATTATTGTGACTATGGTTAATCTGCTTAAAGTTTATAGCCCTGAGGTCAGCAGGGCCTCACCCTTTACATACCCACTGGACTTCCCAAGAAAGCCCATGGTCATTTTGCCTGAGCAAAGAGACTGGCATTTGATCCCAAGGCTTCTGAATTTTACATCCATACCCTGAATGAGTTTGCACAGTGACCCAAGGTAATGGAACAATTTTGGTTAACAATTCAGCTCCTGTTTGCGTCTTTACAAAAATGGTAAGTAATGTACATTCTTTTAAGTTTACCTGAGTCATACTAGACATGTTCACAGATACCCTGAAATTCCATAATAGAAATATAAGTACTAATACACCGCATGGTAGTTGAGAAGTCACCTCCTGAGATCACAATTCAACTTGGGTTGTGTCTGACCTTAAAAATTTTAGTATGTTCCTTTGTCTTCTTTAAATGAACATAAACATCAAAAGACCTCATTCTTGCTGGGGAAGAAAGCTGGAAGATAACAAGGTTGTTTGGCGGTTTATATTCTTTCTAACAATTCTATACTATGGATGGTTACCACCCACCAATTCTCACCACTCCCAGGAATAAGTCATTCCTGGAAGAAAATGGGGAACTGCCTTCTGCTAATGTTCTCTTTCTCCTTGCTAGTCAATTTAACCAACCAAACGAGGAATTAAAACTTAACGTTGTTAACGAGCGTGTGTTTCGAGGTCTCCTATAATCAAACAAGGGGGGATCAGGAAATTATTTTTGCTGATGTCTAGATGGTAACTAATTTGAAAAATGTGTAACTATACACAACAAGAAGAAGGATCTTTATGGACTAAACCaaatttcaacttaaaaaaatgtattcctcCTTTGCCAtttccatgtgtttttttttttttttttattctcaagtGAATCAAGACTGTGAAGCCATCTGTGCTTCAGCTTTCCACAGTGGAGTCTAAACCTGCCATACAATTGCATTTTAGGGAAATGACTGTCCACTGGCCACAATCTTGGAGATCTTGCTATTGGTTTACCTGATTTCGCTAGGCTAACCCACTAACATATTCCCAATGAACTGATTTCACTGATGATCAGAACTCAAGTCCCAAGGGCAAGCGAGGGGAGTTGTACACAGATGTGGAAGGGGGGATGCAAAAACAGAAACCTATCCTGGCTGAGGTCTGTCTTCTATAAATCTGAGGACAGAGGAAATGAATGTCTTTGGTCTCTCTGATTCAGATCACATCAGAGATTTTGGGATGGCTAACAGCACAACCCTTCCACTGCCACCCTATTGAACTAGGGCCCCAATACACTGGAAGAGCTGAGTGGTGGCTACCAGCAGGTCAGAAGACTTCTCCCTCTGGAGAAAACACATATTCAGGGACACGAGCCATGAACGCTCAATATctaggaaggggaagaaaaggtaaaaagCCTGACAAAATAAACATGAGATAAAGATAGTCATCCCATAATAGGCAGTTTTGTTAAGTGCACCGTCAGGTCTACAAAGACATTTCAGCACGTTGCAGTGCGGAGGGGGAGAGCTTTGTGGAACGTCGCATGCCTATGCTACACAGATAATCCCTGTGCTCGGATCGCGCTGAAGTCATTGCAATGAACTACAGAGGAGCTAAGCAGAATTCATTTTCCGCACACCACCCCAAACTCGTAAGCCCACCTTGTCCCCATCCCAGGCTGACAGGTTCACCACATGCAGCGCTGTTTTCTatttcacatgcagaagaatcaACCAGTCCGGGGTGTGACTATGGAAGTGTACCAAGGAGCCATAGTCAGTCTTGGTCCCAGTTTCTCATCCTCCAGCCATCCATCCCACAGGGCTGAGTGGATTATTGCTGTTGATAGAGTGCAGCGTTTCAAGTTCTGTGTGTCCTCAAACCTCAAAGTTGAAATAAAAGATCAAGATATCCCCGAGGACTTGGGGGGAGGTTGGCGATTGTTTCTCAACCAGGGACTTCTAAGCAAGTAGGAGAGGGGTTGCCAGGTTGAGTTAAGGTTCAGACGAGGAGACATCACATGGACGGGTTTAATGCCCTGTAATCAGATGCTGTGCAGTTCTCAGCCCCTCACCTTCCACCCCATGCGTAGCTTCACCTCACAGAGTCACAGAAGTCACACAGGAAGGTGAAATAATCGCCTTCTTTCTTTCCATCGAGTCAGCCCACCTGGGTGTAACTCCAGTTTCTAGGCTGATTGCCTCACTGCTAGTTGTAGGATAGGGTAGGGAAAAAGGGATGGAAGTAATAGGGAAAATTCTGGAAAAAGCAGAGCAGGAATGTCAGAGAGGCAGCAGCATGCGGCTGCATGCTAAGTGCGGAATGAAGATTCCCCCTCAAGGTCCTTAACAAAGCTGGGGGTACTTCTCCATTGGTGGAGAGCTGCCGAGCTGGGGCTACAGTGGCCCGTGTTCTGAGGCTCTCCTTCAGCTGGACACGGGGTCCCCGCATTCTCCAGGCTGGGTGACACTGGGGCAGCAGAAGTTAGATGCTCAGCCTGTGAAGTGActgccaggtgggaggatcatagGAGCATCAAAGAAAGTATCTGAAAGGTATGGGCCTAGAGGAAGGCCTAGGAACAGTTACCATGGACTGAGTGTTCCCACATCCACAACAGTGCCTGAAACGCTCACAGACTATCAAAGAGATTTGCAAAGTGCTGTTGTTaacaaaggaagaagaaggaCATGTGTCAGGAATTCTACTCTGGACCTGAGGAAGCCTTGCTTGTCCAGAGTGGCCCTTGATAGAACACAGAATTGCTGAAAGTTTATCTTGGCCTCTggtggaaaagaggaaaaacGAGCTCAATGGGTTATGTCCAGTTCAAAGATGGCTCTCAGTTCACATCCAGTGTCAGGATACCAAAGGGACCAAGTCCAGTGGATGGCTAGAGAGACAGCACACTCCTGGATCTCTCCTCTCCAGGGCTTAGGTCTTCTCACAGTGGTGAAATGAAAGAGTGaggatggaaaaaagaaaaagaaaaatgtctgtgcCCCAACCCTTCCCCCCTTTTGTTACCTAACTTCTCAGCTGTGTGTGGAGGCACTTTCTGCAGTTCACTGTGGGTACAGGATAAAGGCACTAAGCAACTATTAAATCAATTGGTTGAGTTTCCTAGGGGAGCCTTGAGGGGAGGGCCAAAATCACTACAGACTTCAAATcatgactgcaaaaaaaaaaaaatcagctctgCTTTGGATGCATACAGTAGATAAACGTTTTCATTTACATCCTAAGAATGCACCAAAAAACATGCAGTTTtgcacctttttttgtttgttttgcttgtgTTTATCTTCAACCAGAAAGAGTATTTTTTCTTAGGTGTTGCTATATATACCTAGataatttgtttagtttttcatGTAGCTTCCCTTTAAGGAATGGGCATATTGGTCCTCTCTTTCTGCCTACACCTGCACAAAATCCTGACATTTCCCTGAGCAAAGGCAGGAAAATTGACtgagtgccccccacccccaccccccattatTTCTGTTGGGCCTTTCATCCCACAGacttgtaatttttattatttttaattttacagtaCTGAAATCATGCATTACTTAATTCAAGGTACATCTTAATCAAAGAGGCCATAATGCTGAATAAGAGTACATGCTTTGAGCTCCAAAAAGTTATAGTTCCCATCTGACTAACATATGCACTTAAATACAGTACTTTATTTACtaataaaatagttaataaatgGAGGAGTGCACTTTTGGTGAATGCAAATGAAAAAGGATCTATTTTCAGAGGAGTCAATTTCAACTTAAGCTTATCCCCTATTGTCTGGGTCATGCGATTGTGAAAGAAATGTTATCTGATTCAAACATGCTTACATTTAACTCCATTTGTGCTCTCTTGCAATAAGGAGGCTAAGGTTTTACATCCAGTTCTGAAGGCCAGGGGTCAGGGTGCAGGCCTGGTAAGAAAAGACCTGTATTTGGCTCCTCTGCAGTTGAGAGAACTTAGCAGCACTGCAGATGAATCAATTCATTTAATTCAGTTATTTTTCTAAGATTAGGAGAATGGGGCAGAGGAGAAATCTCTACAGATCAGGACCAGTATTTGATTTAGAAGGTGCTTTGTGAACCTGTCTTAAGtgattttgggtttgttttttttttcacacctTATAATATACAGCTCagttgatcaaaataaaaataattgttcattGCCCATTTTGGCTGGTATGTCATGTTTCATATACTACATCTGATGCACTGTCTTAGATGCCTTGTGCAGTCTGCAAAGATTTTATATTGGAGTCCCatgcaaattttaattttatatttctaaaccGTCATTTGGTTTTTAGTTGTAAAAAACGTTAAAGAagccaaaggattaaaaatgtttcaGTATAGGGAAGGATAGGATTCTTATTTTCCTAGACTAGTTCACGGACTGAATATATTTTAAGCCAGTTTTAGAAAATactctcttttcccatttttttaataaaatgaaaatagtttcttttttcacAGATCTTGAAAGCTTCTGGTCCACCACCCCCAGAATCCACAATGCCACAACGCATTGACAGTTAAATAGAGCATTCAAAGAccatttagtaaagtatctacAAAGCGTGACGTGAGTCACTAGGTTTTTTTTGTGTTAAGTCTTTCTGAGCCGCTAGGTGAGACTTTTAGTTTGTCTGCTTGCTTGCTGTTCTGTTTTAAACATCGGTCAGCAGCTTGCTCTTATTAACGCAGTTTTGGTTAGCTGTGGTGCAATTGCCAGTCCTGATATTGGCCTGTCTATAATGGGCTATGCTATTATTCACATCCTCTTCAATCTCCATGTACTCAGACTTGCTCATAGTAGAGGAACTGTGACGACTGAGCTCACTGTCAGAGGCTAAGTTAGGGGAACTAACGTGGAGCAACTGAGCCTGCTCTTCCCCCTCAGTTTCTCGGTGGTAGAAATAGTTGAAATTGGACACAATGACAGGTACGGGCAGGGCAATTGTCAGCACACCAGCGATGGCACACAAGGAGCCCACGATCTTGCCTCCAATTGTCACAGGGTACATGTCACCGTATCCTACAGTGGTCATGGACACCACCGCCCACCAGAAAGCATCGGGGATACTGGAGAAGTGCGACTCAGCCTCTTCCGCCTCGGCAAAGTACACTGCGCTAGAAAACAGGATGACCCCGATGAAGAGGAAAAAGATGAGCAGCCCTAGCTCTCTCATGCTAGCTTTGAGGGTCTGGCCCAGGATCTGGAGGCCCTTAGAGTGGCGGGAGAGCTTGAAGATTCTAAAGACCCTTACCAAACGGATGACCCTGAGGATGGCCAGCGAGGTGGCCTGCTCGCCCTTCTGGTTCCCTTCCTGCTCAGCTATCTCGGTGCCCAGGGTGATGAAATAAGGGATGATGGCCACAATGTCGATGAAGTTCATGATGTTTTTGAAGAAGTCCGTCTTgctggggcaggagaagaagCGCACCACCAGCTCAAAGGAGAACCAGATGATGCACAGCGTCTCCACGATGAAGAAGGGGTCGGTGAAGATGTTGTTGTTGTAGACGACCGTGGCGTTGTCGACGCGGTGGACGGTGCCCGTGAAGTCCTTGTCGTCCTTCAGCTCGGGGAGCGTCTCCAGGCAAAAGATGACGATGGAGATGAGGATGACCATGACCGACACGATGGCGATGACCCGGGCGGGCCCGGAGCTCTCCGGGTACTCGAAGAGCAGCCACACCTGGCGCTGGTATTCCTTCTCGGGCAGGGGGCGCTCCTCCTCCTTGATGAAGCCCTCGTCCTCCCGGAACTTCTCCATGGCCTCCTCGCCCAACTCGTAAAATTTGATCTCCTCGGAGAACATGTCCAGGGGCACGTTGACCGGCCTCCGCAGGCGGCCCCCCGACTGGTAGTAGTAGAGGATGGCGTCGAAGCTGGGCCGGTTGCGGTCGAAGAAGTACTCGTTCCGCAGGGGGTCGAAGTAGCGCATGCGTTTCTTAGGGTTGCCCAGCAGCGTGTTGGGGAACTGCGCCAGGGTCTTGAGCTGCGTCTCGAAGCGCAGCCCGGAGATGTTGATCACCACGCGTTCGCAGCACTCGTGGTCCTCGTGGTCGGCCGGCCGCGGGTAGCTGCCATCCTGGGGGTGGCCCGGGGTGGCCGAAGCCTCGTCCACGTTCTCCCCAGACATCACCGTCATGGTGGAAGCCGGGGGCAAGGGTGGGAGGCCAGGTGAGAGTCCGAGCTGGGAAGAAGCGAGGGACCAGGGGTGGGGGGGACCCGAGCGCCCCCCCCACCGGAGGGCTAGCCTCCCCCACGCTCGGAGGGAGGGGCTTCAAAGCCAGCAGGTCGGGAGATGGGCGACTTCGCTTCTTGTCGCCTTCCCCTCCACCCTGCCTTTGACTCAATTTGGAATCCCCCTCGCTCGAGGGGGCCGGCTGCAGCTTTTTGCCAAGggttgggtttggggttttgcCTTTTGCTTTTGGGTATTTCTTCCTGCTTCCAGGTGCCTTAACGCAGCGGCGTTCTAGCGGACCGGGCAGTCACTTCGGGGGGTGCCCtggccttccctcccctccttgaGCCCTCCTAGGACCAGGTGCAGCGCCAGTTCAGCACCTGCCACCCCCTGTGCTTCTCCTCGGCTCTCCCCCCTCCTACCCCTCTTCGCCTGCCGCCTTCTAAGCTCCCACCAGGGCGATCGATGGACGCTGCAGAGAAATAGAAAGTGATAAGGGGGTAGAAAATCAGAAGCATTCCTATGGGACGGACATCTGAGACACCAAGAACGCAGACCTCTGTCTTTTTTTAGAAAGGACTGGACGCTTACTAGGGTTATCACACACACACGGacagacacacacgcagacacCCGAAATCCAAGTTTGGGGCTCTTCCACCCCACTTTTCCCAATGCCCAACAGCCGATCTGTTTACAACTTCGTTGAACTAGAGATCGGTAAAGCGCCGAGAGACGCTGAGGGAGCTCCAAGTCCCGAGCAGCACCCTGGACCCCCGGCCTCCCCAACCCCGTCACCCCAACCCCCGCTTCTGCAGCCTGAACTGCGGAGCCCCCTACCTGGTCGACCGGCTTGGCGCAGGGGCAGTGCTGAGTCGGCGGAGAGCCGAAGTCGGAATGCGGCAGGTCGCCCTTGCAGCACCGGGGCAGGAGCGGCCGCCGCCGCAGTAGCAGCATCCGAGAGGCACCGGGCAAACTCGCCTCCCTGGTCCGCTCGTCCGACGCCTCTCTCAGGTGGACAATCGCTGTACTGAGCAGCTACCGCGGAAATGTTCGTTCCCTACCCCCATTCTCACCGGTTGCCAGAAACCTGGAGATGTGGTCCACGCTCCGATGCCGGGAGTTCCGGAGGACTCCGGGCGGAAAAGCAAAATGCCACCCTCTCCCGACGCTCCGAAGCAAATGACGATAAACAGCCCTCTCGCCCcctcctaacactgtgggagccCTTGATTCGATCCCCAAGGAGGCGGGCGGACAAAACCGTGGATCTACATGGCTCTGCAGTCCCCTCTGCTCTCTGCACCCCAGCGTGGACCTCGCCGAGGCTCCGCGGCGCGCCGGGAGCCTTCAAGAGCTCCTAGTCCGGCAGGGTGCGAGCGGCTGCGGGTCCGCTCGGTCCATTTCTGGGCGCTGCAAGATCAGCAGAAACCTGAGAAAGCGCCCGGAATACCGAGCAGCGATTGGCCCACCAGGGCGTGggttggggagggtgggggagggcaggagagaggaggtaGATGGAAAATATGTGGGGGTGGTTTGGAAGAGGGGGGTTGTCATTCAACTCCCACCCTTGCCAGCACAGCTTTTTCCTCTCCTACTAGAAAAGCAGACCACCAACTCTACTTCCCTGGTGGCCCGCAGCCACGCCCACGCACGCTCCCCGGCGGCGCGCGACCTTCCCCGGGAATTTCACATTGGAAATGGTCAGGTCCGACGCAATGCAGGCGGTGCTGTTTCTGGCAAAACCGCCGGGATAGGTTTGTGTTTGTGCAGTCCCACAGAACCTCTTCGCACCGCTCTGGGCGCCCTCCTTCCAAGGGGGCTCTCTGCGGGGCCCACTCTGCCTGTCCCCTCCCGCGGGACTCGGACAGATGCCGACTTCGGGTAGAGCGCTGCGGTTGAGAATCGCTGGGTTCGTTACAGCCAGTGTTACTGGGAGGTGGTGGTACTAACAGCCTGTCCCTCTTTAACCTACCACAGGAGTTGAAGTTTTCTTACAAtcagattattttgaaatacagagaATATGACTCGTGGGGGACCGAAGCCTTCGTGGGTTTGTGGGGTTGTCTGCCAACTTGGTGCTAATTGGGAATAATCTGAGAAGCAAGTCGCCTACTCAcctcccaccctatgcccctcctccctcagcttcttTCTCCGACCTAGTGCCTCCACCAGGCCCCTTTCACCGCTTGCAGCTTATTCGGGTAAGGGTCCCCGCAGAGGCGCGTGGCTGCATGAGCCTGGGGGCGCGCAGTGCACTGAAGAGTCCTGCTGGAGCTGCGCCCCCAGAGGCGCTGCGTCTCAGAGCCTGCTGGGCAAGAGAAGGCAGCGGCTGCTCCGGTACCTCTACCGCTGCGGAGTCTCCAAGGAGGCTGCGAGAACCCAGCGCCGCCGCTGATTGGCTCCTCCCGCTGCCTAGGGCCCACCCTTTGCACCCCCACGGTGCGCGTTGCCTCCCGCCTACACCGCCCGCCTCCTTAATCAAAGCCAATGCCTGCAGCTTCCCGGCTCTATTGTGGCTGGTGGACCGCAGGGGCCTCTtggagggggagggggacaggCAGTGCTGCAACTCCGGGCGCAGAACTAGTTCAGGCCCTCCTCCGGATTCAGATGCCAGCATtgctttcagaaaaacaaaagtatttgttccttcccctcctccagaGCCATAGCACAGCTTTGCTTTTGTGAACAATGAGTTCTCTTCTTACTTTCCTCCTTCACGTTTTAAACTCTGTCCTCTTCCCACCTAGTACACGCACGGCCCTCAATCCCAGTAATTCCATGGGTCCCTACCTCTCTGCACTGCTTCTTTactgcaaataaataagtaaacaaaaatattaaaaaaaaaaaaaactgaagctctGTGCTGAACTACTGTCAAGTCTCGTGGCTTTGTGTGACTGCTGCTATTAGAGTCCTGTCGGTAATAACTCTGCTCGACAATTAGCGTTTTCTGACCATGTTGGAGCAATAATGGGCTTCCCTACTGTCCTTTTTCTGTACCCTACTCTTGTACCTCCCTCTTCCTGTAACCCCCTTCCTTCGCTTAAAAGACTGTTCGAGCTTCGTGTGAATGCCCTGGGCCTGATCAAGCATTTGGAGCTTGACTTACTAGAAGAGAGTTACAGACCGGATGAGATCCCACGTTCCTAAATTCAGGGTTTTATTCATAACAGGTTCAGGACTCATCAATATCCCTGATAGATGTGTTTAGAGCGGAGCTGGACCTCTGAGGAATTAGAAGAAAGTTGTTGATCTAGAAACTCAGCGTTTTTGATGCAAATCTTCTGCTTAGTAAGGGTCCGAAGATATTTAGCCCCAGCTATGTGTCAGATGCTGATCTAGCACTGGAGACACAGTAACAACTAGAACACATAAAGTCCCAGATCTCACAAAGCTCATATTCTGGTAGGAGATACAGACAATAAACTAATAATGCATTATAATGTTAGATATAAAGTAAATTAAGAAAAGGAGATAGATAGTGACAACTATAGATTTGCAGATAGGAAGAGCCTCTCTGTAGAGGGAATATTTgaacaaaaatctttaaaaagagaaaaagcaaagactAAGAACATCAGAAGGATGGATGTAAGAGCaaatgcaaaggtcctgaggcaagGACTAgcatatcagaaaaaaaaaaaaaaagagggtcagTATGGCCAGCAAGAGGTAACCAAGGAAGAGTGTTGCAGAAGGTGGTTCGGAAAAGTAGGCAAGGGCCAGATTATGCAGGGCCTGATCTCAAAGACAATCTAGGGTGAAGCTAGTAACTTAAGCCCCTCGACTTTTATTCTCTTCATGGCCAAGCAACCATTTGGTCTAGTAACAGAGCTCTGTCTCTTTGTGGCCCATGAATCAGGGGCCAGTTTGGTAACCCCATACTTGGTCTCTGCACCCTACCTTTCCTTGTATCacattcctttccctccctctggcTGCTTtggtgcacagctcacagcgccCACTAAAGCATTAGCATATAAGTCCCGTCGCAGGTTATGTTTTCTAGGGAACCTGAGCTGAGACGGGGGATCAAATGGGGTATGCTAAGTCTATCTGTGAGATATGCAAATGAGAATACGGAGTAGGAAATTGGACATTTAGAATTCAGAGAAGTCGGGGTAGATCAAGTCTTCTCAACCTTAGTACCATTGACTTTGGGGttggacattatttttttttttttgatgagtacTGCTGCTTTGTGAATTTTACTATgttcagcagcatccctggcctctacctgtTAGTACCTGTCCCTACTTGTGATAACCAGAAATGTCCCCTGACATTGCTAAAGTCACCCTCAGacgagaaccactgggctagatgGTAGTAGATTAGAGCACTTGAACATAAGGgtagaaagagaagaggaaatgtTCAGAGACTACGTCTCAAGGTACTCTAGTGTTTAGAGgccaataaaagaagaaagagccTGCAAAGGAAACCtagaaggagagaaggagtgaCTGTGAGAGGGGAGTACAGGGTCTGTGAAAACAAGTGAGAacagtttttgtgtgtgtgtgtgtatatcagaGATTTATTGAAAGTATTAAAGATAAACAATACATAAATGGATGCTAATAGCCTGAGGCTTATTGTTACTATGCTTGGtactttttgattttctttgagtaggtttctggaaa includes:
- the KCNA1 gene encoding potassium voltage-gated channel subfamily A member 1 yields the protein MTVMSGENVDEASATPGHPQDGSYPRPADHEDHECCERVVINISGLRFETQLKTLAQFPNTLLGNPKKRMRYFDPLRNEYFFDRNRPSFDAILYYYQSGGRLRRPVNVPLDMFSEEIKFYELGEEAMEKFREDEGFIKEEERPLPEKEYQRQVWLLFEYPESSGPARVIAIVSVMVILISIVIFCLETLPELKDDKDFTGTVHRVDNATVVYNNNIFTDPFFIVETLCIIWFSFELVVRFFSCPSKTDFFKNIMNFIDIVAIIPYFITLGTEIAEQEGNQKGEQATSLAILRVIRLVRVFRIFKLSRHSKGLQILGQTLKASMRELGLLIFFLFIGVILFSSAVYFAEAEEAESHFSSIPDAFWWAVVSMTTVGYGDMYPVTIGGKIVGSLCAIAGVLTIALPVPVIVSNFNYFYHRETEGEEQAQLLHVSSPNLASDSELSRHSSSTMSKSEYMEIEEDVNNSIAHYRQANIRTGNCTTANQNCVNKSKLLTDV